ATTTCAAAACTGTCTTCAAAAGATTCCCGAcaaattttttatgataatACTTCATAACCCTAGGTATAAAAATGCAAAAAGGGCAAATATAACATCATCACTTCCTTGTTATTCTGGATCGTTTTTTGTGGTACAAAAAGATGACCTGAAGGTAAAAATGTTGAAAAGGGTTATCTTCTCGAGACTCCCACGATCCCTGGCCATCTGCAGATGCGGAAACAAGTGCAATCCGATGGACCTAACGGGATCCCCAATAATAATAAATCCTTTTCGAGGATACCGGTAATAATAGATATTTAATAAAGTGCTTGGAAAGGGTAATTATGTTTATACTTAAATGTTCACCCTATACCTACGTATACCTTTGAAGGTACTGTTCTGAAGAACCAGGAAACCATGGTAGGCTACAGATCCGTCTGAATGACAAGTTCTCAAATGGAAAAACATATCAACAGTTCATTGATTTCATGATGAATtgatacatgcagtttccgaatcttttttgaattgggttgtcaattttaggtcaatctgacatattgaatctaatttcattattttacctttttctgcttttgttttctctctatttcagataaaagtttctggtatcttgaagaaaactttctggattttcctttttgttgtagaaataatcaatttttgcagtgcgagatgcctttcaatatgaaatatttcagcttatttcgtgaacaattacattACACTCatggggagaaagggtttttttactgaggtttttccctaagctcttgtatcatacaccaatttgtacgGTTCCCagtttacgctaacctctgctgaaactgtatctcatacacatgctataattattgtttgctgttaaagattgtatataaatatacctatatataatgcattcatttttcatttattgaataACTCATCttcgaaatttcatttcattttcatttttgtccATTACAGGGGTTAACTGAATTCTAACAATAAAAAAACTACCATGCTTCATAACTCATCTTGCCCATATTAGATGATTCAGTGAATTTTTTGATCTAACAAAATTGGGTTTAATTTGGTCATATCTGACCCTTTTCTGGCAGAAAATGATTGATCTGAAGAACCTCTAAGTTCTCATAGATATAATAAATTCCTCAACCGCCCTTTCACTGATAACTACCACTTTCCCTCAATGTATCTTCATAGTAACCTCTCGGCGGATCTATCTCCCCTAGTCCACCTCTGTTTTCACCCGCATTCTCAACCAGGAAGAGGTGGCCATGACACGAAACGACCATGGGACCTCAAGATACCTGATTTTTTATCGAATTCTACCGTTAGTCGAAGGTTTTTTTGGGCTAGTCACAGCATCCCCCGCGTTGGTCGGTCGCATCAGGTGGTGGATGCGTACGTATATGAAAGTTGAGATTTTTCGAATGTGGAACTAATGGCTTTCATTTCGCATAACGGTTGAATCGATGGATCAAACGTTTTAATTATTGTGTACTCTTCTGAACTCAGGTAGAATTGATTGTTCTTGTCGTCGCGTCCTTTTCCTGggtagtaaaaaaaacgattctATGAGGGAGGTATCGTTTTTCCTATGAGGAATTGGGAATGATCGAATTGGTTGGATAAACCGACGTCAGCTGTCGTGAATCGACGAAATATTTTATGGTCGAATGAAAGGAAATCAATTTGTACCTTATATACCGAAAATTCCGAAGATCACTTTACTCATCGTAAGTgggctatggaaatttgacagaTTAGGTTTAATTTTTGATATTCCAACAAGAAATGTCCAGTGCCTGCTTGACGAATAATTTTTTAAGCTCGTAACTTTCTGATGACCTCAATCGAAATTCCACAACCAACGACAACTAATTTTTACCTAGCTGCCGAGAGTTCTGCAATTTCCAATATAAGTCTAAATAAAGTATGTATTTTCCAATATTCGTGCATATaagtgtcccaaattcgatgtcctgTGGGGGAAGCTCTTCATACATTTTATAAGTATCAAAACGAAAACTGTAAATTTTTCTTCATGCTTAAACACGAAACCGACGAGGCATAGGTTAAACTGCATACACTAGAGCCCATGGTTATGTTATCATACCTCTCGTATTCGCAATACACTAACGTGCAAATGAAACAGAATGTCCTCCTCCAACCACGGTAAGTATGCTATCAGCGATGTCTTTGTTGAAACGGTACATCAATGGATCGCCATATTTCCTCGCAGAACGTACAAACAGGCGAAAATAGCAGTCTTTCTTCTACTAGGTAAAGTTCATTGGCACCACCATTCTGATACACTCTTCTTTTCTGCATTGAGTGCAAAACTGGAGGTAAGTGGTACGATGAACTGAGGTAACCTCTTTCAGAGATAACCCTATTTCGTGGTCATTACCAGTGCGATATTTCTTCCATAATCGAATGGTATTTCCTCTTTTATGTCGATGCGTGGCATGACTTTGTTGCAGTGAAGAAATCGAAGAGTTTCTGACGATGCCAATAGTATCCTTCCCAGCGAGCACAGCACAGAGAAAACTGTTGTCTCTTGCACAGCATAGACACCCTGTAATTGTTGGATTACAGCTAAAAGACCTGCATCAGAGTTTATAAGAACTCGATAAACTAAAATGTACTTTTGAAATCGCATGCCAGTTTGGATAGTTGTGCATTCCACTTCGGAAATCATAAGAAGTTCCATCCTTCGaagtacatttttttttaacaaactaCTTGCATTACCGAATCGCGAAATATTTCGAATTGGCAACCGTCTCAGGAAAGGTGAGATGTGTAGAAAAGAGATAATAGAGTGTAGCAGTGAACTTGACGGAGGTAGACCAGAGAAGTTCATTGCCTTACTTTCATAACTTGTACAGTCTCTCTTACATCACTTGAACCACTACAGAGAACAATCGGCCATGGAAATTACTATCATCATTCTCCATTTCGCGAGTTCATTCAAGCGCAGCACACTGTTTCGCGCTTATTTTGATGTTAATTGATTTACATAGTTCATCTCGGTgatatgaaaaattgaattatcgtaatatccagtagtttcttcgttTGGGGAGTGCTACAGAGTCCATAAGGGGATGATACTCAACCCAAGGACCTATCgtacaatgaaaaaaatgatgTCACTCAATGAAATTCCACACAGTGAAATCAATATCGCTCAAAGTATCGGAAATCACTGTAAAAGTTTCCTCTTCAACTGACACAAGAACCCAAATTTTGGTCAATTCATCTTCCAAACAACAAATTTGGAATGACTTTGAGTTTCTATTGAAAACAGTTAGAAGTACCTTCTTTTCAATCCCAATTCACCTGAAATTAGAGGAGTTTTCTCAACGTGAAACGAATTTGTTGTATCAGTTCATGGCTGTACTGTATAATTGGTTCCTTTTTTTACATAAAAACTCATCACCCAAAATATAAtttgcgcatccaccatttatGCCAAAATAAACTGGCATATTCAGAGCCATCTATGTAACAGAACCAGCATTTAGAGTGGGATGAAgggactgctaaaataaagatTATTCATTTACATAGACAATGTTCATTTAATCTGGATAGTGCGATCTTGTGAAGAGAGTTTTCGTTACTTGCTTCACGAAAATTTCTGCGAAATGAGGATTTTTCTCGACTTTAATTAATTCAATTCAGTTCTGGAACATGCCTTCCTGTTATACTTGGCGCGAAATTATTTGCGCAGTGCGCATGACAACTCTTTCCAACATTATTTGAAGGTTATGTTATTATAAGAAGTTTTAAAAAATTGTGTTATTCGTGTTACGTTATTTATTATTCGTTGAAATGAGTTCAGGCAATTCAGTTTCTAAGGTAAGATAGGTTCCTCAAGGGTTCGTTTCAGAAAAACGCAAAACTCATCGAAATTTTCTTTCAGGGTGTCTTTGTTTTCAAGAATGGATTCAAAAGACCATCAAAACTTTCTAAACATAGAAAGAAGGAAAAGAGTATTTTTTCCGACCATTTATGGTATCAGAGTTTCAGTTCGCTCTGGaggaattttgaagaaaaacttcaTGTAAATGAACTATTCTCCCAACGATAATATTCATATCTGAATGTTTTGTAGCTTATTAatactgaaattttttcttcaacgtTGAAAGATTTGGTTAACTTCGTTAATCTGACCTACGACCAGATACAAAGTGAAATTCCAACTGCTGCTTTGCTGACCGGCATAAATATGCCAGATCATGAAGCACAATTCTCAGCATTAACTAAGGAAATAAAAGAGTATGTTACTCCGCATTGTGTTGTAATGAGGGCTCAAGATTGCAGTAGTATCAAGttatttgtggaaaatatgATAAATGGATTTCTGAATGATGAAGATGCAACGATCGAGGATATGTATGTGAGTAATTACATTTTAAGTTTAGATGATAGAAGTGAAACGGAGTGATTTGAAAGAGTGTATGTTACTCAAAGATTTTCAGGAAGATTATGAAGAGGAGGAATCTAATTATATCAAAAAATCTCGCTGTACTTTTGCTGTTCTTCAAGCGTGGTATGAAAGTTTATACCTAAACAATTCAATTCTGAACTACTCAGACGAAGGTTCCTTTATAAGGAGGGGAGCGCCAACTTGTAAACCACTAGTTGTCATAATTCCAGACATTGAGAATTTCAGTGAGAATGTTATTCAAGATTTCATATCTATTGCTCATTCTTATATTAATATCATACCATTTGTCCTGATATTTGGGGTCGCTACTTCGTTGAACATCTTACATAGGACCCTACCATATCACGTCTCTTCTAAAACTAGTATTAAGGTTTTTTCATCACAACCATCCACCACATATTTGAATAACATACTGGAAAATGTGTTTTTTTCTGGACACTGTCCTTTTTCTTTGAGTGGGAAAGTATTCAATTTACTCACAGATATATTTTTATTCTATGATTTATCTGTTACTGGGTTTGTGAAGCATTTTAAGGTGAGTGAAATAAATATCATAATTTCATATTATTAACATTTAAAAATTTTCCAATTGGAACTTTTTTTAGTTCGCAATGATGGAGCATTTTAGCAGGGGAAATGAATTTTCTCTTTGTACCAACCGAAATTTCGAAGATGTTCTTGATCAATTCAAACATGAAGACTTTGAAAGTCTAAGGCGCATATATTCCTTTCGCGATTTAGTAGAGAGAGAATCTTACAGGAATCAAATAAAACTATTAGAAGATGATGATTACCTCAAGGATGTTGTTCTTGGGAAACTTAAAGAACTTaggaaatatgtatttcatctgCATTTATTCATTCGATGTTTGCACGTTTTAGTGAATGATTTACCGAAAACCCCTCTCGGAAAACAGGTAAAGCAGGTTGAAATTGATCACGTTTtcttcatacagggtgtcccacctCGAGTGTCCATTAGAagtttacagagaaaaatgaaattttcaggttcGAGAATTGTATGCATATGCCACCACCAAAAATATAACGAAATCTCAGCATTTCAACGAATGTTTTCAACTGTTGAATTTCCAGTCCAAAGATCAATTCactaaaaaattaacagacATCATAAAAATCTTAGAAAATACAACCGATTCGATATTCGTTGCAGAATTGGAAGGAATACATTCAAAACTCAAAGAGTTCTTGATGCAATTGGGTTATATCGATTCCATGACggaaataactcaaaatttcCAGGAACAAATTAAAATCGGTAGCGCATCGAGTAGGGTAGAATTCAAGAATGTAAATCAGTTCATTTCCAGatataacttgaaattaattgtataatttttttagaaATTGAAGAGTATCTCCCAAAACCAGTCCAAAAATGCGTACGAGAAATTACGTGAAGAAATTGTGGAGTATTTACGtaccattttcgaaaaatacttAGTCGAGTACTCTAGTCTTCATTTTCACGAGATCTTTTTCTTCGACGATATCGACATACAGAATCAACTCATAGGAACGCATAGATCGGCAATTCATGAAGCGCTAAACGATCCACAAACTTACTTGCAGGTTCGTCATTTATTTCGCTTTACGAGAAACCGCGTAAAATAACATTAGCATTATTGCAGTGTACTTGTTGCGAGATCAGAAGAGAGGGTGCGATTTTACCCACCATGCCTGATATATGCATCGCTTACAAACTCCATTTGGAGTGCGGCAAAATGATAAATTTGTACGATTGGCTCCAAGCATTCCTGAGTATCTTAGATCCCACCGATGAGGAAGATGACGATGGTAAAAGGAGAGTGGACCCAGAGTTGCAGTATCctttttttcatcattctcAATTCAATATATGTCCCTCATTCTTTCCACATCAGTTCATTACTTAGATAAATATTCATATTTCGTAATTCATCATAGTTTATTTCCTTAACCATTATTTAGAGCACGATTTACTCAAGCAGTTGCAGAATTGGAATATTTAGGTTTCATCAAGACTTCCAAACGAAAGGCCGATCATGTTCAGAGACTAACTTGGGGTGGATGAACAAATTTTCCAACTGTCTACATCGGTATGTTAAATATCAATTGAACATTATTTAATTCACTATTTCTGTTCAGAGAAAAAGTGTGTTAGGTCCTGTTGATTTTCCAATAAATTTCCTTTtgccaagcaattttttctaccttTCACTGGCATTGAgtaaaacattttttatataaatattttgGCCACAAGATTTTAAATCTCTTCTTATTGAAAACATTTGTCTTTACAGGAAGAACAATGTTTTGTCATCATCATAAGAGATATCTAAAGTGATTTCGATTAAATTCAAATAAAACAATtacttttatttcgaaatcagaacaaatattgatatttccttaaaaataatcaagtgTGTCACAATTTGTGGTCATTATTGCTTGATTGATTCCTGGTGTTGCATAATATCTAGGATCATCAGttgataatatattataaaactttattaatttttatttattctcaatataatttcaaaatgaaaactggTTGTTTTTACACGTGTAATTGAACACAATCATATTTCATTATCTCTGATTCAAGATTCTTCAGGAACCTCATtcagaaaacaataaaattcatAGATAATctaaatattcaaatgaattggATGTAGGTCAcattaaagaaaaaattagtttgATATGAcacaaaatataaaattttagtCCAATATTCCATAAAATCAATATGAATTGGTTTGGTGAAACATGTTTATGAATGTCCTAAAAATAAACGTGATAATTTACACATAAAATAATACCCAAAATATCCCAGATTCATCTACATGAAGTCAATTTTTCGCAAAGAAATTAAGTACGCACGAACTTGTCAAAAAGAAGGAATAATAGACGAATAAAATAAGAATGTTTCAACAATGAATTAAACTATGAAGAAAAGTAATAATaaccaataaataaaaaaacgtAAATTACATAATACGGAAACATCTTAAGTACACTTTCGAAGAAAAGGCTATATTCAGTACACATCCGTTACATTCGTTTGCTTCTGGGCTGTTCTTTCTCCCTGTGCTATTTCTCCCCTTTTCAAGGCTGAATATTTCAGGAAAGCATCGAAGGCATACGCCACCATGCAACAAAATCCaaaaaactagaaaaaaaattgggGATAAGAGAAATTGTTGTATATGTATTGAGTATTAAATATTTATAGTCGATAGTATATCTTACAAAGTTGATGCAGACTACGGAGGTCGTTAATATAAGGCAGTCAAACTTCTCATTATAAAACCAACAATTGGATTCCTTCCAAATTCAATAACCAACTATTGACTCAATTTTATATTTGGCGGTCAATGGTCAAAGTTGGACAAACATACTCACCGCAGCAACTAAATAAGCATCGGAGCCGTAGGTTGCCGCCATAATGGAAACTGCGAAAAATCCGAAAGCCCAAATAGCGCAGAAGGCGAATTCAACCATCAGCCATGGTATCCTGAAAGTTTTCTCGATGATATGTAACAGGTAGAAGATCAGTAGTATTCCAGTGAAGAGGACCGCTACCAGCGCCACGAAATTGAAGAATCCTCCCCTGGTATGACTAGCCAATCCACTCGCTTCTATACAGATGAAGCCGATAAAACTACATACCTAAAAAAGGAATACTAgaagaaaaaaatgtaaaaaaaaaaattatttcgaaatttcatggtGCCACTTTCCCGGAGAGCTTCGCTACCTCTCTCTACACTCCATTGATTCGCGGTATTCCCGGCATTTAGGTGTAACGTGCGTAGATCGTGTAAGTAACGAAAAAACTTGCTTACTATTTGCACTATTTTAAGTACTCCTGGCAGAGTTTGGATATATGAGGGATCCCATCTTATGGAAGTGTTCACACGTGTCGATGAATAAACCGTAGATGTGGTTATATGGCCCGGGAATCCTGGCTGAGACATGATGAGTTAGGCCTGAAAGAATAATTCATGAATCTGGTGTAGGAGTTATTCGTAGAGGCAATCATTTTATCATACATACACCTGGAAATACATTCAATTTCGGGAAGGGTCATTAATGACTAAACATTTATCAGCACTTATCTATTCCATGATAAAGAACTCATTAACAGGACAAATATGGAAATTTTCACCCGCTATATCTATATTCTTTCAAGTTCAGTTTAAAATCTTTTCCAACTGTAAGATAAACAAGTTGAGGTTTCAAAAAAGTGTAATCATTGTTGATTTTCAAAGAAttcgatgaaaaatttcaaaaaatgagATAGTTTGAGTTCTATAGTTCTCCTCAATTTTAAACCCTCAAAATGAGTAGATGAGAGCTCTAAAAGAGATGCGCTGCTAGATGATACGCGACTTTTCTACCAAATTATATAGTTAATTCGCAGATTTTTTTCTTCCGTTTTTTTCGTCCTACAAAGGTTCgaaaataatattgttttttatctACGATAGTGTAGATTCATGATTCATTCATATTTCTTGGAGATCCTGAAATAATGGATGTAAGGTGTTTTAATGTTGTTCCCTGATATTACTCATACGGCAATGAATCACGATAAATCTGTTCATACAAAAAACATATAATGGCAACTTGCGACGCCCACTCAAGGTCTTGTCTAACGTACAACAGGGCCCTGAATAGGGAAGTCAACGTTTTTTTAATTGCCCACTCTGATGGGAGATAATTTAAAACGTatataattcaaataattcTGCAATTTTGGCTCATCTGATCGAATTTTGTTCCTAATCACCTCTGGAATACTTTCTATATGTAGTGTATATACAGGTTGTCCCAACAAATTGAAGCACCCTTCACCTGACTTTCACAAATGACCAGTAGTTGCCGTTTTTCCGAGAAGAAATCTAAGATCCGCCTTAAAGGAAAATAAAATATGAGGTTTTGTCAATACCTGTTTCTTTGAAATGATATACCACTCTGTCTACATTCCCTATCCCTCTACAAACTAAAGTGCTGAATACAcaagttttctaattgaagaaCCTCAGGGAAGTTGGGTAGGGAGCCTTTCAGAAAACCTTTCAACTTTACACCTGTTAATTTTCAATACCTTGAACGAGTGCTTGGTTGCTCACATCCTTTTTTAACCGACTTACATCAGTCGTAACAACCAAGTAAACAATTTTAATAAGGCTCGGCTACAAATGCATTGAATGGAAGGCCCAACTGATTATTCCCTTATCAAAACATTTCCATGCTTCTCATTCAgtctatttatttataaagCGAGGGGATTCGATCCTTGTGTTGTAAATATTGTGTAACACGTTCGTTTTAACAGTTTAGAAGAAAATGCGCTCATTCATTATACATGcagattaaaaaaattcttctcaCGCGATCCCAATGTTTCAATTAgtaatttttataatatttcatcGGTTAACTAGTAGAAAAGATATTCCTCATATCAATGTCTATTTTTCTTCACAAATTAACTGCCATTTAGCACATTTATCAAAAGCAAATATGGGAAAATCTCACACGATTCAAATTTGTTATATCCAAGTGAACTGTTCTGGACaaatattttgaatgaagaaaCAACGAAGAACCAACAAATTTCTCCTTCGAATTCTTCGATAGAACGTCCTAACTGTTCTTTAAATGCTTGGAAGGAAGCGCGGAAATACGAGTACCATCGAAATCTTTCGCCACTTCACTCTAGGTGTATCAGGAGGAAagttaaaataaatttcatagaTCGAGCCAACGATTTAAACTTCTCAACGGAAGTGCGCCCGATAAAATTGTCGAAAACGAACAATTTGGAACTGGGTCAAAACCAACAAGTTGTTTGTTAGGTACCTTTAATGGTATAAACCGTAAACACAACGCGCACCTCAACAATAACACAGCGTCGAGGAAAACTTTCAGCACATCTTTTTCACTGCGGAAAAAACGATCCTACCGGAAAAGTCGCTGAAAAATTACCGAAATCGACTAAAAACTCATTTCGTCAATTTTAAATTCGAAGGCGTCACCAGAGAATCTCGGATTTCACTATTTTGTTTTCGTTCGACCACGCATGCCACTTTCACGATGTCCGTCGCGTGTGTGAATCTCGCTTCATTCGTAACTTGCCTCGCCTTGCGAGTTGGGGGCCCGCGTGTAAAGGTGGCGCGGACGGCGCGACTTGCGGTACGAGAAATCCTGTTTAAAACGCTGAATTAAAGGAAATATCCAGCGAAAGACGAGAATATTGATCAGAAACCTAACATTTTGACACTGCAAGGTGAAAAAGAAGCTCAATTTGATTTGCACTGAGTGATTTTCAATCTGAGGGCTCCCTATGAATATTACAAACAAATTCTGTAGATAGCTAATTCAGATCCTTTTCTTTCCCCTTTTTCTTATAAATCACTCGGACCATCATCTTCATCTTTcgttgtagatttaaaaaaaatttggaaaatttgtttCTATATGAACTGCAAAGACAATAAAAAAGGTTGAAATGGCTTTTGCCCGAATGAAATGCTGCCTCCAGGAAACGAAGTACAGAGGTTTTTTTCTTACAATCCACATATGTGCTTTTATCAATTTTCAGTTCATGTTAAAGCAGAGAAAAGTTTCATTAATACATCATGTTGAGAAATCCTTTTCCTGAAGCTAAACTAACTCAAATGATACTGCTACACAGCATGATTCTTCTCTACAATTGAGATGTTTTTCCACCGACTAGAATCGTTATTGAAACGAGAATGCCGAATGATAATTAGGTGAATTAATTTATTCAGATTTACGCAATGTTGCCGGATAACGGAGGTTTGTCGATGTGAAATGGTGATGTTGACGGGAGAAATGCAGGAAAATTTCAACAAGGTCTAAAGCAGTCCATAGACTACCCGTTTGTCTACGACGAACCTGTTGGTATG
The nucleotide sequence above comes from Coccinella septempunctata chromosome 4, icCocSept1.1, whole genome shotgun sequence. Encoded proteins:
- the LOC123311614 gene encoding CKLF-like MARVEL transmembrane domain-containing protein 4; amino-acid sequence: MSQPGFPGHITTSTVYSSTRVNTSIRWDPSYIQTLPGVLKIVQIVCSFIGFICIEASGLASHTRGGFFNFVALVAVLFTGILLIFYLLHIIEKTFRIPWLMVEFAFCAIWAFGFFAVSIMAATYGSDAYLVAAFFGFCCMVAYAFDAFLKYSALKRGEIAQGERTAQKQTNVTDVY
- the LOC123311613 gene encoding origin recognition complex subunit 3 yields the protein MSSGNSVSKGVFVFKNGFKRPSKLSKHRKKEKSIFSDHLWYQSFSSLWRNFEEKLHLINTEIFSSTLKDLVNFVNLTYDQIQSEIPTAALLTGINMPDHEAQFSALTKEIKEYVTPHCVVMRAQDCSSIKLFVENMINGFLNDEDATIEDMYEDYEEEESNYIKKSRCTFAVLQAWYESLYLNNSILNYSDEGSFIRRGAPTCKPLVVIIPDIENFSENVIQDFISIAHSYINIIPFVLIFGVATSLNILHRTLPYHVSSKTSIKVFSSQPSTTYLNNILENVFFSGHCPFSLSGKVFNLLTDIFLFYDLSVTGFVKHFKFAMMEHFSRGNEFSLCTNRNFEDVLDQFKHEDFESLRRIYSFRDLVERESYRNQIKLLEDDDYLKDVVLGKLKELRKYVFHLHLFIRCLHVLVNDLPKTPLGKQVRELYAYATTKNITKSQHFNECFQLLNFQSKDQFTKKLTDIIKILENTTDSIFVAELEGIHSKLKEFLMQLGYIDSMTEITQNFQEQIKIGSASSRVEFKNKLKSISQNQSKNAYEKLREEIVEYLRTIFEKYLVEYSSLHFHEIFFFDDIDIQNQLIGTHRSAIHEALNDPQTYLQCTCCEIRREGAILPTMPDICIAYKLHLECGKMINLYDWLQAFLSILDPTDEEDDDGKRRVDPELQARFTQAVAELEYLGFIKTSKRKADHVQRLTWGG